One segment of Pseudomonas asgharzadehiana DNA contains the following:
- a CDS encoding alginate export family protein — protein MSFKYEAKKCGYTSVALAVGALALPLESRAYELYNQGGQVLNAKVEAVFAAMHSDENYATTGTRDSDSSNWQEGFVKYGLNGSSELEGKASVYGAFSLLSSGTWGDGDAAGFTEGTERRTAVEDAYLGWRSGSLFPSLGENGIEISTGRQEVIVGDGFLIKGDALSLGDVDLGDNYDRGGAYYLAARKAFDKTAVLRVGGEKGWRGDLMWLGSNNRAQAETKLAVATLEHVADEGALGLTYIKGLDVNERFATPFQSERDGMQTVSLRGAGSLGVQNLNLAVEYATQSRDSGRENAWYLEGSWTFAAIPWSPIVTYRYSRFSESFDPLFYGNSRGYGTWFQGEVASNYAGPFNSNTRVHHFGLKVTPRENLTLGALYFDFDPVDRSLANLGGREFDIYAEVAVTDHIFVSPVLGLYKPEKAASQGGSQLGGDDINTYVQLIVGTSF, from the coding sequence ATGTCGTTTAAATATGAAGCTAAGAAATGTGGATATACTTCGGTCGCTTTAGCTGTAGGTGCATTGGCTCTTCCGCTAGAGTCCCGGGCTTACGAACTCTACAATCAGGGCGGCCAGGTACTTAATGCTAAGGTCGAGGCCGTATTTGCCGCGATGCACAGTGACGAAAATTACGCCACGACTGGGACGCGGGATTCTGACTCTTCGAACTGGCAAGAAGGCTTTGTCAAATATGGGCTGAATGGAAGCAGCGAACTTGAGGGCAAAGCAAGTGTGTATGGCGCTTTTAGCCTTCTGAGTTCAGGGACGTGGGGTGACGGCGATGCAGCAGGCTTCACGGAAGGCACTGAGCGGCGGACCGCGGTTGAAGATGCCTATCTTGGTTGGCGTTCAGGGAGCCTTTTTCCTAGCCTTGGCGAAAATGGTATTGAGATTTCCACCGGTCGCCAGGAAGTGATTGTTGGGGACGGATTCTTAATTAAAGGTGATGCACTTAGCCTGGGCGATGTCGATCTCGGTGATAACTATGATCGGGGCGGCGCTTATTATTTAGCTGCTCGTAAGGCGTTTGATAAGACAGCTGTGCTTCGTGTGGGTGGGGAAAAGGGGTGGAGGGGAGACCTCATGTGGCTGGGCTCAAATAATCGAGCCCAAGCAGAAACCAAGTTAGCTGTGGCTACTTTAGAGCATGTGGCCGATGAGGGAGCTTTGGGCCTCACGTACATCAAAGGTCTCGATGTCAATGAGCGTTTTGCGACCCCGTTCCAATCAGAACGTGACGGTATGCAAACCGTCAGTCTACGGGGAGCAGGCTCTTTAGGAGTCCAAAATTTAAATCTTGCGGTCGAATATGCCACTCAATCTCGAGACAGTGGTAGAGAGAACGCTTGGTATCTTGAGGGCAGCTGGACTTTTGCGGCCATCCCATGGTCGCCCATAGTCACCTATCGTTATAGTCGCTTCTCTGAATCATTCGATCCATTGTTCTATGGCAATAGCCGTGGGTATGGCACATGGTTTCAGGGCGAAGTGGCCTCTAATTATGCAGGCCCTTTCAACAGTAATACGCGCGTCCATCACTTCGGTTTGAAGGTCACACCACGTGAAAACCTTACGTTAGGAGCGCTTTACTTCGACTTTGATCCGGTTGATCGTAGCCTAGCGAACCTCGGCGGAAGGGAGTTCGACATATATGCCGAGGTAGCGGTAACTGATCATATTTTTGTCAGTCCGGTGTTGGGCTTGTATAAGCCGGAGAAAGCTGCCAGCCAAGGAGGTTCGCAGTTAGGTGGTGATGACATCAACACTTACGTACAGCTTATTGTAGGAACTTCGTTCTAA
- the pobA gene encoding 4-hydroxybenzoate 3-monooxygenase, which translates to MRTKVAIIGAGPSGLLLGQLLQKAGIDNVIIERQSPDYVLGRIRAGVLEQGTVDLLRQAGVAERMDREGLVHDGFDLAFDGRCEHIDLKGLTNGKTVMVYGQTEVTRDLMEARSSSGGITYYSATNVQPQDIKSPAPYITFDHDGSTVRLDCDYIAGCDGFHGVSRKTIPEGVLKEFERVYPFGWLGVLADTPPVSEELIYASHERGFALCSMRSPTRTRYYIQVSTDEKVEAWSDDRFWQELKKRLPTETADRLITGPSIEKSIAPLRSFVVEPMQYGSLFLLGDAAHIVPPTGAKGLNLAASDVSTLSRILVKVYQEGRTDLLERYSEVCLRRIWKAVRFSWWMTSILHRFPGNDDFGQRIKQAELDYFVRSEAGRRTIAENYVGLPYEPIE; encoded by the coding sequence ATGAGAACAAAAGTTGCAATTATCGGCGCTGGCCCTTCTGGTCTATTGCTTGGTCAACTGCTCCAAAAGGCTGGTATTGATAATGTCATCATCGAACGGCAGAGCCCTGATTATGTACTGGGGCGCATCCGTGCCGGCGTGCTTGAGCAAGGGACTGTAGATTTGCTGCGACAGGCGGGTGTTGCTGAGCGAATGGATCGCGAAGGGCTTGTTCATGACGGATTTGACTTGGCGTTCGATGGGCGTTGTGAGCATATAGACTTGAAAGGTTTGACCAACGGTAAAACGGTAATGGTTTACGGTCAGACTGAGGTTACTCGCGATCTAATGGAGGCTAGAAGCTCCAGCGGAGGTATTACCTACTACAGCGCCACGAACGTGCAACCGCAAGATATAAAATCACCGGCGCCCTACATTACCTTTGATCATGATGGATCGACTGTTCGCTTGGACTGTGACTACATCGCAGGCTGTGATGGGTTTCATGGGGTTTCGCGCAAGACAATCCCGGAAGGGGTTCTCAAGGAGTTTGAGCGTGTCTACCCATTCGGTTGGTTGGGGGTGTTAGCGGATACACCTCCTGTGAGTGAGGAACTCATCTATGCCAGCCATGAGCGCGGTTTCGCTTTATGCAGCATGCGGTCACCTACGCGGACCCGCTATTACATTCAGGTATCTACCGATGAAAAAGTCGAAGCTTGGTCTGACGATCGTTTCTGGCAGGAACTGAAAAAACGGCTCCCTACAGAAACAGCTGACCGGCTCATAACTGGCCCGTCCATTGAAAAGAGTATTGCTCCACTTCGGAGTTTCGTTGTCGAGCCTATGCAGTACGGAAGCCTTTTTCTACTGGGTGATGCGGCGCATATTGTGCCTCCAACCGGTGCAAAAGGCCTTAACCTTGCGGCCAGCGATGTAAGCACACTCAGCCGAATTCTTGTTAAGGTTTACCAAGAGGGGCGTACGGATCTTCTCGAACGCTATTCTGAAGTTTGTCTGCGCCGAATCTGGAAGGCCGTGCGCTTCTCGTGGTGGATGACTTCAATATTGCATCGTTTCCCTGGTAATGATGATTTTGGGCAGCGAATAAAGCAGGCCGAGCTCGACTACTTTGTCCGTTCTGAGGCTGGACGGCGGACGATTGCAGAAAATTACGTGGGGCTTCCTTACGAACCTATTGAGTAG
- a CDS encoding methyl-accepting chemotaxis protein, giving the protein MQQQYREIDQAATASNEMSSSAQEVSCSATRAADATGVASIATQDGLRVIRSTSETIESLAKDLSLAMSKIEGLAGSSERIGNVLEVIQAVAEQTNLLALNAAIEAARAGEAGRGFAVVADEVRNLASNTSDSIEEIRDVIQQLQRNTLETVSAMKKGSTQASVAVRHVCQASGAFDRIKESVGIISEMNFQIAAAVEEQSRVAEEVSQNVVTIRDVTESLSAQAQESQEISRSINSLAIKQQALANQFVT; this is encoded by the coding sequence ATGCAGCAACAGTACCGAGAAATCGACCAAGCGGCGACAGCCTCAAATGAGATGAGCTCCTCAGCTCAGGAAGTGTCATGTAGCGCAACTAGGGCGGCTGACGCTACGGGAGTAGCTAGTATTGCCACTCAGGATGGCTTGCGAGTTATTAGGTCTACTTCCGAGACGATCGAAAGTTTGGCTAAGGATCTTTCTTTGGCAATGTCCAAGATCGAAGGGCTAGCCGGCAGTAGCGAGCGCATCGGCAATGTCCTTGAGGTGATTCAGGCGGTTGCTGAGCAAACCAATCTTCTCGCGCTCAATGCTGCAATCGAGGCTGCAAGGGCGGGAGAGGCGGGGCGGGGTTTTGCAGTAGTGGCTGACGAAGTTCGCAATCTTGCCAGCAACACCAGTGATTCCATCGAGGAAATTCGTGACGTTATCCAGCAACTGCAGAGAAATACCCTTGAGACTGTTAGCGCAATGAAAAAAGGTTCAACTCAGGCCAGTGTCGCTGTTAGGCACGTCTGCCAAGCTTCAGGGGCATTTGACCGAATCAAAGAGTCTGTGGGAATCATTAGCGAAATGAATTTCCAAATCGCCGCTGCGGTCGAGGAGCAGAGCAGGGTCGCGGAGGAGGTTAGCCAAAACGTGGTCACAATTCGGGATGTCACCGAATCGCTTTCAGCGCAGGCGCAAGAGTCTCAGGAAATCAGCAGATCTATTAATTCGTTGGCCATCAAGCAGCAGGCGCTCGCCAACCAGTTTGTGACCTAG
- a CDS encoding cysteine hydrolase family protein, with the protein MKRGLVVVDLQNEYLPTGNLPLTGIDAAVENAIRVISHARDTGFPVFHIRHESAKDAPIFAKGSTGAETQPDVAPQGNEPVIVKKHINAFRETDLRQQLEAADVKEIVVIGAMSHMCIDAVVRAAADMGYPVTVLHDACATLDLTFHGVTVPAAQAHATMMAAFEFGYASVISVDEYLRA; encoded by the coding sequence ATGAAACGAGGTCTTGTAGTAGTTGATCTGCAAAACGAATACCTACCTACCGGCAATTTGCCTTTGACCGGCATTGACGCTGCTGTAGAGAATGCTATCCGGGTAATCAGCCACGCGCGCGATACGGGTTTTCCTGTTTTTCACATACGGCATGAGTCTGCTAAAGACGCTCCGATCTTTGCAAAAGGATCGACTGGTGCGGAAACTCAACCAGACGTAGCTCCGCAAGGTAACGAGCCTGTAATCGTAAAAAAACACATTAACGCCTTCAGGGAAACTGATCTGAGGCAGCAACTGGAAGCCGCTGATGTGAAGGAAATCGTAGTCATAGGCGCGATGAGCCACATGTGCATCGACGCCGTAGTACGCGCTGCAGCAGACATGGGATATCCCGTGACCGTACTGCATGATGCCTGCGCCACCTTGGATCTGACATTCCACGGCGTGACCGTTCCTGCCGCCCAAGCGCATGCAACCATGATGGCCGCATTTGAATTCGGCTATGCAAGCGTCATATCGGTAGACGAATATCTGAGGGCTTAA
- a CDS encoding MBL fold metallo-hydrolase: MIFRKLPLALSFACATASTWAFANTDVSPAPITTQKVDFQQIRNATVKITYGDTTFLIDPMLAKKGTYPGFENTYRSDLRNPMVDLTESPTEVITGVDAVILTHTHLDHWDDAAQKALPKEIPLFTQDEDDAKLVRSQGFKNVHVLTGEAEFGGVKITKAGGQHGTDEMYAVPPLAKLLGEAMGVVFQAPGYKTLYLAGDTIWRKEVDQTIQKYQPEVIVLNTGKAKVNGFDSAIIMGEDDVLHASQAAKNAKIVAVHMNAINHTSLTREALRIYVKKQGIESRVDIPEDGASLEF; encoded by the coding sequence ATGATTTTCAGAAAACTGCCTCTGGCACTCAGCTTCGCTTGCGCTACTGCCAGCACATGGGCATTCGCCAATACAGATGTCTCGCCCGCACCGATCACGACCCAAAAAGTGGATTTTCAGCAAATTCGTAACGCAACAGTGAAAATCACCTACGGCGACACAACGTTCCTGATCGATCCGATGCTCGCGAAAAAAGGAACCTATCCTGGATTTGAAAATACGTACCGAAGCGATCTCCGCAACCCAATGGTCGATCTCACCGAATCACCTACCGAAGTAATCACTGGCGTGGATGCTGTCATCCTCACACACACGCATCTTGACCATTGGGACGATGCCGCGCAGAAAGCGCTGCCTAAGGAAATCCCTCTATTCACTCAAGATGAGGACGATGCGAAACTGGTTCGTTCCCAAGGCTTTAAAAATGTGCACGTACTGACTGGCGAAGCTGAGTTTGGCGGAGTCAAAATCACTAAGGCAGGTGGTCAGCACGGCACCGATGAGATGTATGCCGTGCCTCCCCTCGCGAAACTTCTGGGCGAGGCAATGGGCGTTGTGTTTCAAGCCCCAGGCTACAAAACTCTTTACCTTGCCGGCGACACCATCTGGCGAAAAGAAGTAGATCAGACTATTCAAAAATATCAGCCCGAAGTTATCGTACTTAATACCGGGAAGGCGAAGGTGAATGGGTTCGATAGCGCAATCATCATGGGTGAGGACGACGTCCTACACGCATCCCAAGCGGCAAAAAACGCGAAGATAGTCGCCGTGCATATGAATGCTATTAACCACACCTCGCTAACACGTGAAGCGCTGCGCATTTACGTCAAGAAGCAAGGTATCGAGAGTCGCGTAGATATTCCGGAAGACGGCGCTTCGCTGGAGTTCTGA
- a CDS encoding GlxA family transcriptional regulator — protein MRSIRVAVLAFEGVSLFHLSVPGMVLGTAQSAPGEPQYEVNYCAEKIGMVASDQYLDLTVAHGLELMEESDVIVIPAWGDQLVGASAQLVKALQLANAQGKLIVGLCLGSFVLGDAGLLDGKEATTHWAAREEFARRFPEVRFRPEVLYVSDGNIVTSAGTVAAIDCCLHLIRQRLGADVANRTAKMLVTPPHRQGGQAQYVEHPVPHLSSETHLSEVMAWARANLSNDLSLDVLADMAKMSRRTFTRRFREATGSTVSKWLNAQRVARAQELLETTDLPIECVAGEAGFGTPLSFRQQFSVHLGTSPSEYRRTFSAK, from the coding sequence ATGCGATCCATACGTGTTGCTGTTTTGGCTTTTGAAGGTGTCAGCCTGTTCCATCTTTCTGTGCCTGGAATGGTGCTAGGCACTGCTCAATCCGCACCTGGTGAACCTCAGTATGAGGTCAATTATTGCGCAGAAAAGATAGGGATGGTCGCTAGCGACCAATACCTCGACTTAACGGTCGCTCATGGTCTCGAACTGATGGAGGAATCTGATGTAATCGTCATCCCAGCATGGGGCGATCAATTAGTAGGTGCATCTGCCCAGTTGGTGAAAGCGCTCCAACTGGCCAATGCTCAAGGTAAGCTTATAGTTGGGTTATGTTTAGGCTCATTCGTCCTGGGAGATGCTGGATTACTGGATGGCAAGGAAGCAACCACTCACTGGGCCGCCCGAGAAGAGTTTGCGCGACGTTTCCCAGAAGTTCGCTTCAGGCCTGAAGTGCTCTACGTCAGCGATGGCAATATCGTGACTTCTGCGGGAACTGTGGCGGCAATTGACTGTTGCCTTCATCTGATTCGCCAGCGCCTCGGTGCTGATGTCGCGAATCGCACCGCGAAGATGCTGGTGACGCCGCCGCACAGACAGGGAGGCCAAGCTCAGTACGTTGAACACCCTGTGCCGCACCTGTCCAGCGAGACTCATCTGTCTGAAGTTATGGCGTGGGCCCGAGCGAACCTTTCTAACGATCTGTCGCTCGACGTATTGGCCGACATGGCGAAGATGAGTAGGCGCACATTTACTCGGCGATTCAGAGAGGCGACTGGCAGTACCGTCTCAAAGTGGTTGAATGCTCAGCGGGTTGCCAGAGCACAGGAGCTTTTGGAGACCACTGACCTGCCTATCGAATGTGTTGCGGGTGAAGCAGGATTTGGAACGCCTTTATCGTTTAGGCAACAATTCAGCGTTCACCTCGGCACATCGCCTTCTGAATATCGGCGTACGTTTTCTGCGAAATGA
- the ydiJ gene encoding D-2-hydroxyglutarate dehydrogenase YdiJ yields MIARLPPPKNQSVSYNDFLKQLAKTGFRGDIVHSYGQRMALATDNSIYQRMPQAAVFPVDAQDVAILATLAADPKHRSVVLTPRGGGTGTNGQSLTDGIVVDLSRHMNTILEINAEERWVRVQSGVVKDQLNAALKPYGLFFAPELSTSNRATIGGMINTDASGQGSCTYGKTRDHVLELSTVLLGGELLRSGVLEQGALEQETARPDRIGEVYRCAVDIADNQADLIEHTFPKLNRCLTGYDLAHLRERGDLFNLNSVLCGSEGSLGFIIEAKLNVLPIPKYSILVNVRYASFMNALRDAKALMLLKPLSIETVDSKVLMLAMKDIVWHGVAEYFPADPDKPTSGINLIEFSGDDEAAVQQSVHDFVLHLQSDTSVVRLGHTFAIGADAVKRVYAMRKRAVGLLGNVTGEARPQPFVEDTAVPPENLADFIQEFRALLDGYELQYGMFGHVDAGVLHVRPILDMKDPVQAALIRPISDAVAALTQKHGGLLWGEHGKGLRSQYVPDYFGDLYPALQDLKAAFDPYNQLNPGKIATPKTVPEARLTQVDGIELRGDLDRTIDERVWRSFDTAVHCNGNGACYNFDPDDAMCPSWKGTRDRVHSPKGRASLIREWLRLQGQQDIDVLATSDHIRSISNVASLAKRAVNTVAQKMGQQDFSHEVYEAMAGCLACKSCAGQCPVKVNVPEFRSRFLELYHSRYLRPLKDYLIGSLEYTIPYIARFPRLYNFVMGSRPVRFVLEHVAGMVDSPLLSITDFDAVCLRWNVQIATPELLSTLGKQQRARSVIIVQDAFTRYFETPVLSDWIELIARLGYQIYLAPFAPNGKPLQVQGFISTFEKAAHFNSDALSQLQGYEIALVGLDPAMTLVYRQEYAKTLGSSKAPTVLLPQEWLSSTVQQIPSAKDAAPYYFLPHCTEKTNEPSSIGLWQQIYERMGLNLQIQPSGCCGMSGTYGHEAKNVDTSEVIYKQSWAPLVTKFNASGRLLADGYSCRSQVKRQDGVTVLHPLQALLSVVRKTTA; encoded by the coding sequence ATGATCGCACGGTTGCCACCGCCCAAAAATCAAAGCGTGAGCTACAACGACTTTCTGAAGCAGCTCGCTAAAACAGGCTTCCGAGGGGACATTGTTCACAGCTACGGGCAGCGGATGGCGCTTGCGACGGATAACTCTATTTATCAGCGAATGCCTCAAGCAGCCGTATTCCCCGTTGACGCTCAGGACGTAGCGATCCTGGCGACTCTGGCCGCCGATCCTAAGCATAGGTCGGTCGTGCTGACACCACGAGGTGGCGGCACCGGCACCAATGGTCAGTCGTTGACTGATGGTATCGTCGTCGACCTGTCACGCCATATGAACACCATTCTTGAAATTAACGCTGAAGAGCGGTGGGTGCGCGTTCAAAGTGGTGTGGTGAAAGATCAACTGAATGCTGCGCTTAAACCTTACGGACTTTTCTTCGCGCCGGAGTTATCCACGTCCAACCGAGCAACGATTGGCGGCATGATTAACACCGATGCCAGCGGCCAGGGCAGCTGTACTTATGGCAAAACCCGCGACCACGTTCTAGAGCTTTCCACGGTATTGCTTGGAGGTGAGTTACTCCGCAGCGGGGTACTAGAGCAAGGTGCTCTGGAGCAAGAAACTGCGCGCCCGGATCGGATCGGTGAGGTTTACCGGTGTGCGGTCGACATCGCGGATAATCAGGCAGATCTGATTGAGCATACCTTTCCTAAACTCAACCGCTGCCTCACGGGCTATGACCTTGCGCACCTTCGCGAACGGGGTGATCTGTTCAATCTTAACAGTGTGCTGTGCGGCTCCGAAGGCTCCCTGGGTTTCATTATTGAGGCCAAACTCAACGTCTTGCCGATCCCTAAGTATTCCATCCTGGTTAACGTACGTTATGCCAGCTTCATGAATGCGTTGCGCGATGCGAAGGCATTAATGCTGCTCAAACCTTTGTCGATTGAGACTGTCGACTCTAAAGTCCTGATGCTGGCGATGAAGGACATCGTCTGGCATGGCGTTGCCGAATACTTTCCTGCAGACCCGGACAAACCTACCTCGGGCATCAACCTCATCGAGTTCAGCGGCGACGATGAAGCTGCTGTCCAGCAAAGCGTTCATGACTTCGTCTTGCATCTACAGAGCGACACGTCTGTGGTGCGCTTGGGCCACACATTCGCAATAGGCGCCGATGCAGTCAAGCGTGTCTATGCGATGCGTAAACGGGCGGTTGGACTGCTGGGCAACGTCACGGGTGAAGCTAGGCCGCAGCCTTTTGTAGAAGACACCGCTGTGCCTCCAGAGAACCTTGCTGACTTCATCCAAGAGTTTCGGGCGCTGCTGGACGGCTATGAATTGCAATACGGAATGTTTGGTCATGTTGACGCCGGCGTACTGCATGTGCGCCCGATTCTGGACATGAAAGACCCGGTCCAGGCTGCATTGATCCGCCCCATTTCCGACGCCGTCGCTGCCTTGACTCAAAAGCATGGCGGCTTATTGTGGGGCGAACATGGGAAGGGATTGAGATCCCAATATGTCCCAGATTACTTCGGTGACCTTTACCCTGCGTTACAAGATTTAAAGGCTGCTTTCGATCCGTACAACCAACTTAATCCTGGAAAAATCGCAACCCCCAAAACGGTACCTGAAGCTCGGCTTACTCAGGTAGATGGCATTGAGTTACGAGGCGACTTAGACCGCACAATCGACGAACGCGTATGGCGAAGCTTCGACACCGCTGTCCACTGCAACGGGAATGGCGCCTGCTACAACTTTGACCCAGACGACGCCATGTGCCCCTCATGGAAAGGCACCCGTGACCGCGTTCATTCACCCAAAGGACGTGCTTCCCTTATTCGCGAATGGTTGAGACTGCAGGGTCAGCAAGACATAGATGTGTTGGCGACAAGTGATCACATTCGGTCAATCAGCAACGTCGCCAGCCTCGCAAAACGAGCAGTCAACACGGTCGCACAGAAAATGGGGCAGCAAGACTTTTCCCACGAAGTTTATGAAGCAATGGCTGGGTGCCTCGCGTGTAAATCCTGCGCTGGACAATGCCCGGTCAAAGTAAACGTGCCTGAGTTCCGCTCGCGTTTCCTAGAGCTGTATCACAGCCGTTATCTGCGTCCTTTAAAGGATTACTTGATCGGCTCGCTGGAATACACGATTCCCTACATCGCTCGCTTTCCGCGCCTGTATAACTTTGTCATGGGCTCCCGCCCGGTACGCTTCGTTCTGGAGCATGTCGCCGGGATGGTCGATAGCCCATTGCTCAGCATCACGGACTTCGACGCTGTATGCCTTCGTTGGAACGTTCAGATCGCAACGCCTGAACTCCTGTCGACATTGGGTAAACAGCAGCGCGCTCGCAGCGTAATCATCGTCCAGGATGCCTTTACCCGCTACTTCGAAACCCCCGTGCTCTCGGACTGGATCGAACTGATTGCAAGGCTTGGCTATCAGATCTACCTCGCCCCGTTTGCGCCCAATGGCAAACCGCTTCAGGTGCAAGGTTTCATCAGCACTTTTGAAAAAGCTGCCCATTTCAACAGTGACGCTCTGAGTCAGCTTCAGGGCTACGAAATAGCGCTCGTAGGGCTCGATCCCGCGATGACTCTGGTGTATCGCCAGGAGTATGCGAAGACATTGGGCAGCAGCAAAGCCCCCACAGTTCTACTGCCTCAGGAGTGGCTGTCCAGCACGGTTCAACAAATTCCGAGTGCCAAAGATGCCGCGCCCTATTACTTCCTCCCACACTGCACTGAAAAAACTAATGAGCCGAGCAGTATCGGTCTTTGGCAGCAAATCTATGAGCGCATGGGACTGAATTTACAGATTCAACCAAGCGGGTGCTGCGGCATGTCTGGTACCTATGGACATGAGGCAAAGAACGTCGACACTTCAGAGGTGATCTACAAGCAGTCTTGGGCGCCGCTCGTGACAAAATTCAATGCTTCTGGCCGGTTATTGGCCGATGGATATTCTTGCCGTAGCCAAGTAAAACGACAGGACGGAGTAACCGTTTTACATCCACTACAAGCCTTGCTCTCTGTTGTCAGGAAAACGACAGCCTAA
- a CDS encoding RraA family protein, whose protein sequence is MFINVSDESITVSADWERASLKEVEEISHYPVALIGDVLQRLGMMASAIHHVAGKASFYGTVLPILTWEGDNLAIHRALDDAKPGDVLVINGNGETNRAVFGDLLGEVCLARKVAAVVIDGAVRDVEELTAMGLPTYARAVSPAGPSKYGPGQVGAPVACGNVVCNPGDAILGDKDGIVVISRHLVPTLADKLKIQDGIENTFREKVRASIR, encoded by the coding sequence ATGTTTATCAATGTATCTGATGAAAGCATTACCGTGAGCGCAGATTGGGAACGCGCTTCCCTTAAAGAAGTTGAAGAGATATCCCATTACCCGGTTGCACTAATCGGTGACGTATTACAGCGCCTCGGAATGATGGCGTCCGCTATCCACCACGTTGCAGGTAAAGCTTCGTTCTACGGAACGGTACTGCCTATCCTCACTTGGGAAGGTGACAACCTGGCCATCCACCGGGCGTTAGACGATGCCAAACCAGGTGATGTTCTAGTGATCAACGGCAACGGTGAAACCAACCGTGCGGTCTTTGGTGATTTGCTGGGTGAAGTGTGTCTGGCTCGCAAGGTCGCAGCGGTGGTCATAGATGGCGCGGTTCGAGATGTGGAGGAGCTGACTGCTATGGGGCTTCCGACTTATGCGCGCGCCGTGAGTCCTGCTGGCCCATCAAAGTACGGCCCGGGCCAGGTCGGTGCTCCGGTTGCCTGTGGCAATGTTGTTTGCAACCCGGGCGACGCAATTTTGGGCGACAAAGACGGGATTGTCGTCATCAGCCGCCACCTCGTTCCAACGCTCGCAGACAAGCTCAAGATCCAGGATGGGATCGAAAACACTTTCAGAGAAAAGGTCCGCGCGAGCATTCGCTAA
- a CDS encoding hydroxyacid dehydrogenase yields MSLIYVTSPIHPDVLKALSTVGEVRLGYGPDAVSYADIQQRVGAVFLRGGHISAEMIAASPKLRIVARHGAGYDNVDYKAAAELGVWVTNTPGANRRSVVEHVFALLLGISRKLQLATDQTRNNIWAADRLSLTGIELEGRTLGLIGFGDIGRHVAPVAEAFGMKVLATDPAYDSSFDKRMVDLDTLLTQADVVSLHVPLQTSTESLIGGAEIEKMKTGAILINTSRGGVIDEAAVADALRSGKLGGAGIDVLAAENIDMITPFSCNQFPIADLPNLLVTPHVAGQTNESLLRVGMSAVEAIAAVLRGEAPQHPVNNPVSKTFN; encoded by the coding sequence ATGTGACAAGCCCTATCCATCCAGATGTATTGAAAGCCCTTTCTACGGTAGGTGAAGTTCGACTCGGCTATGGCCCAGATGCGGTGTCTTATGCAGATATCCAACAACGAGTAGGTGCCGTATTTTTGCGCGGTGGCCACATCTCTGCGGAGATGATCGCCGCCTCCCCTAAACTGCGGATCGTCGCTCGGCACGGAGCGGGATACGACAACGTTGACTACAAAGCAGCAGCCGAGTTGGGTGTCTGGGTAACCAACACACCAGGCGCAAACAGAAGAAGTGTTGTCGAGCATGTGTTCGCTTTACTACTGGGTATCAGCCGCAAGCTTCAGCTAGCGACTGATCAGACCCGAAATAATATTTGGGCGGCAGATCGGCTGTCTCTCACGGGCATAGAACTCGAGGGTCGCACCTTAGGTTTGATTGGATTTGGCGACATTGGTCGGCACGTTGCGCCAGTTGCTGAGGCCTTTGGTATGAAGGTTCTGGCGACTGACCCTGCTTATGATTCGAGCTTCGATAAACGCATGGTCGATCTCGATACCTTGTTAACTCAGGCAGACGTTGTGAGCCTCCATGTTCCTCTGCAAACAAGCACTGAGAGTCTCATTGGTGGGGCGGAAATCGAAAAGATGAAGACCGGTGCCATCCTGATTAACACCAGCCGCGGTGGCGTGATCGATGAAGCTGCAGTTGCTGACGCCCTGCGCAGCGGCAAGCTGGGTGGCGCGGGAATTGATGTTTTGGCTGCTGAAAACATCGACATGATCACCCCGTTCAGTTGCAACCAATTCCCCATTGCCGATCTTCCAAACCTACTTGTGACGCCTCACGTCGCAGGGCAAACAAATGAGTCATTGTTGCGCGTTGGCATGAGCGCAGTTGAGGCTATTGCCGCTGTCTTGCGCGGCGAAGCTCCCCAACATCCAGTCAACAATCCTGTATCCAAGACGTTCAACTAA